From one Takifugu rubripes chromosome 14, fTakRub1.2, whole genome shotgun sequence genomic stretch:
- the gabra4 gene encoding gamma-aminobutyric acid receptor subunit alpha-4 isoform X4: MLLAKKKEMVTFIWTLLDFFFLATCIKKISGQTKNDERIYPENFTRILDQLLDGYDSRLRPGFGGPVTEVKTDIYVTSFGPVSDVEMEYTMDVFFRQTWVDRRLMYEGQVEILRLNNLMVTKVWTPDTFFRNGKKSVAHNMTAPNKLFRIMKNGTILYTMRLTISAECPMKLVDFPMDGHACPLKFGSYAYPKSEMIYTWTKGPQHSVEVPPESSSLVQYDLIGQTVSSETIQSITVSFWINKESVPARTVFGITTVLTMTTLSISARHSLPKVSYATAMDWFIAVCFAFVFSALIEFAAVNYFTDEQIKRPKGKPAKCPPVPQTTPVKVKDTQEVLQNPDRSLRKRVNNSSHPASRAQQKAQSSSNISGMGRVSCSQPLVGGANDSSSSLTPSSPKSLSLLSVASSSTQLVRNRPQAAASTPDVTAGRPWNQTASTPSLHHLLGPKLERVQMMGKNPELKQTPCSQPSTAGIDGTSKIDKYARIFFPVSFGAFNIVYWVIYLSKDTMEAKGG, translated from the exons ATGCTCCTGGCCAAGAAGAAAGAAATGGTGACTTTCATTTGGACCCTCttggactttttctttttggccaCTTG TATAAAGAAAATCTCTGGACAGACAAAGAACGATGAGAGGATTTACCCGGAGAACTTCACCCGCATTTTAGACCAACTTTTGGATGGCTATGACAGCAGACTGAGACCTGGATTTGGGG GTCCTGTAACTGAGGTCAAGACAGATATTTATGTGACAAGTTTTGGGCCTGTGTCAGATGTTGAAATG GAGTACACCATGGATGTCTTCTTTCGACAGACATGGGTGGACCGGAGGTTGATGTACGAGGGCCAGGTAGAGATATTGAGGCTCAATAACTTGATGGTGACTAAAGTGTGGACCCCTGACACCTTCTTCAGGAACGGGAAGAAGTCGGTGGCTCACAACATGACAGCCCCCAACAAACTGTTCCGCATCATGAAGAACGGCACCATTTTATACACCATGAG GCTGACAATTAGTGCTGAGTGCCCAATGAAGCTTGTGGATTTCCCCATGGACGGACACGCGTGTCCCCTCAAGTTTGGAAGCT ATGCTTATCCTAAATCTGAGATGATCTACACATGGACCAAAGGCCCTCAGCACTCAGTGGAGGTTCCTCCCGAGTCCTCCAGCCTGGTTCAGTATGATCTCATCGGCCAGACCGTTTCCAGTGAAACCATTCAGTCGATCACAG TGTCCTTCTGGATAAATAAAGAATCAGTTCCTGCTCGCACCGTCTTTG GCATCACTACTGTCCTCACCATGACGACGCTGAGCATCAGTGCACGTCATTCGCTTCCCAAGGTCTCATACGCCACAGCGATGGACTGGTTCATCGCTGTCTGCTTCGCCTTTGTCTTCTCGGCTCTTATTGAATTTGCTGCTGTAAACTACTTTACTGATGAACAGATTAAACGTCCCAAAGGGAAGCCGGCCAAGTGTCCTCCAGTACCACAAACCACACCTGTGAAGGTCAaggacacacaggaagtgctccAG AATCCCGATAGAAGCCTGAGGAAACGCGTGAATAACAGTTCCCACCCGGCGTCCAGAGCTCAACAGAAAGCTCAGTCCTCTTCCAATATTTCAGGAATGGGAAGAGTGAGCTGCTCGCAGCCTCTTGTCGGAGGAGCCAACGATAGCTCCTCCTCCCTGACTCCCTCCAGCCCCAAATCTCTGAGCCTTCTCAGCGTGGCCTCCTCTTCCACCCAGCTGGTGAGAAACAGGCCACAGGCTGCAGCGTCCACGCCAGATGTGACCGCGGGGAGGCCCTGGAACCAGACGGCCAGCACTCCGTCTCTGCACCACTTGCTGGGACCCAAACTGGAGCGAGTCCAGATGATGGGGAAGAACCCGGAGCTAAAGCAGACGCCCTGCTCTCAGCCCAGCACGGCGGGAATCGATGGAACGAGCAAGATCGACAAGTACGCGCGGATCTTTTTCCCAGTGTCCTTTGGGGCTTTTAACATCGTCTATTGGGTGATTTATTTATCAAAGGATACGATGGAGGCTAAAGGTGGCTAG
- the gabra4 gene encoding gamma-aminobutyric acid receptor subunit alpha-4 isoform X1, with amino-acid sequence MLLAKKKEMVTFIWTLLDFFFLATCIKKISGQTKNDERIYPENFTRILDQLLDGYDSRLRPGFGGPVTEVKTDIYVTSFGPVSDVEMEYTMDVFFRQTWVDRRLMYEGQVEILRLNNLMVTKVWTPDTFFRNGKKSVAHNMTAPNKLFRIMKNGTILYTMRLTISAECPMKLVDFPMDGHACPLKFGSYAYPKSEMIYTWTKGPQHSVEVPPESSSLVQYDLIGQTVSSETIQSITGEYVVMTVYFHLKRKLGYFLIQTYIPCIMTVILSQVSFWINKESVPARTVFGITTVLTMTTLSISARHSLPKVSYATAMDWFIAVCFAFVFSALIEFAAVNYFTDEQIKRPKGKPAKCPPVPQTTPVKVKDTQEVLQNPDRSLRKRVNNSSHPASRAQQKAQSSSNISGMGRVSCSQPLVGGANDSSSSLTPSSPKSLSLLSVASSSTQLVRNRPQAAASTPDVTAGRPWNQTASTPSLHHLLGPKLERVQMMGKNPELKQTPCSQPSTAGIDGTSKIDKYARIFFPVSFGAFNIVYWVIYLSKDTMEAKGG; translated from the exons ATGCTCCTGGCCAAGAAGAAAGAAATGGTGACTTTCATTTGGACCCTCttggactttttctttttggccaCTTG TATAAAGAAAATCTCTGGACAGACAAAGAACGATGAGAGGATTTACCCGGAGAACTTCACCCGCATTTTAGACCAACTTTTGGATGGCTATGACAGCAGACTGAGACCTGGATTTGGGG GTCCTGTAACTGAGGTCAAGACAGATATTTATGTGACAAGTTTTGGGCCTGTGTCAGATGTTGAAATG GAGTACACCATGGATGTCTTCTTTCGACAGACATGGGTGGACCGGAGGTTGATGTACGAGGGCCAGGTAGAGATATTGAGGCTCAATAACTTGATGGTGACTAAAGTGTGGACCCCTGACACCTTCTTCAGGAACGGGAAGAAGTCGGTGGCTCACAACATGACAGCCCCCAACAAACTGTTCCGCATCATGAAGAACGGCACCATTTTATACACCATGAG GCTGACAATTAGTGCTGAGTGCCCAATGAAGCTTGTGGATTTCCCCATGGACGGACACGCGTGTCCCCTCAAGTTTGGAAGCT ATGCTTATCCTAAATCTGAGATGATCTACACATGGACCAAAGGCCCTCAGCACTCAGTGGAGGTTCCTCCCGAGTCCTCCAGCCTGGTTCAGTATGATCTCATCGGCCAGACCGTTTCCAGTGAAACCATTCAGTCGATCACAG GTGAATATGTGGTGATGACAGTCTACTTCCACTTAAAGCGCAAACTCGGCTACTTCTTGATTCAAACGTATATTCCTTGCATAATGACTGTGATCCTGTCCCAAGTGTCCTTCTGGATAAATAAAGAATCAGTTCCTGCTCGCACCGTCTTTG GCATCACTACTGTCCTCACCATGACGACGCTGAGCATCAGTGCACGTCATTCGCTTCCCAAGGTCTCATACGCCACAGCGATGGACTGGTTCATCGCTGTCTGCTTCGCCTTTGTCTTCTCGGCTCTTATTGAATTTGCTGCTGTAAACTACTTTACTGATGAACAGATTAAACGTCCCAAAGGGAAGCCGGCCAAGTGTCCTCCAGTACCACAAACCACACCTGTGAAGGTCAaggacacacaggaagtgctccAG AATCCCGATAGAAGCCTGAGGAAACGCGTGAATAACAGTTCCCACCCGGCGTCCAGAGCTCAACAGAAAGCTCAGTCCTCTTCCAATATTTCAGGAATGGGAAGAGTGAGCTGCTCGCAGCCTCTTGTCGGAGGAGCCAACGATAGCTCCTCCTCCCTGACTCCCTCCAGCCCCAAATCTCTGAGCCTTCTCAGCGTGGCCTCCTCTTCCACCCAGCTGGTGAGAAACAGGCCACAGGCTGCAGCGTCCACGCCAGATGTGACCGCGGGGAGGCCCTGGAACCAGACGGCCAGCACTCCGTCTCTGCACCACTTGCTGGGACCCAAACTGGAGCGAGTCCAGATGATGGGGAAGAACCCGGAGCTAAAGCAGACGCCCTGCTCTCAGCCCAGCACGGCGGGAATCGATGGAACGAGCAAGATCGACAAGTACGCGCGGATCTTTTTCCCAGTGTCCTTTGGGGCTTTTAACATCGTCTATTGGGTGATTTATTTATCAAAGGATACGATGGAGGCTAAAGGTGGCTAG
- the gabra4 gene encoding gamma-aminobutyric acid receptor subunit alpha-4 isoform X3, with the protein MLLAKKKEMVTFIWTLLDFFFLATCIKKISGQTKNDERIYPENFTRILDQLLDGYDSRLRPGFGGPVTEVKTDIYVTSFGPVSDVEMEYTMDVFFRQTWVDRRLMNGKKSVAHNMTAPNKLFRIMKNGTILYTMRLTISAECPMKLVDFPMDGHACPLKFGSYAYPKSEMIYTWTKGPQHSVEVPPESSSLVQYDLIGQTVSSETIQSITGEYVVMTVYFHLKRKLGYFLIQTYIPCIMTVILSQVSFWINKESVPARTVFGITTVLTMTTLSISARHSLPKVSYATAMDWFIAVCFAFVFSALIEFAAVNYFTDEQIKRPKGKPAKCPPVPQTTPVKVKDTQEVLQNPDRSLRKRVNNSSHPASRAQQKAQSSSNISGMGRVSCSQPLVGGANDSSSSLTPSSPKSLSLLSVASSSTQLVRNRPQAAASTPDVTAGRPWNQTASTPSLHHLLGPKLERVQMMGKNPELKQTPCSQPSTAGIDGTSKIDKYARIFFPVSFGAFNIVYWVIYLSKDTMEAKGG; encoded by the exons ATGCTCCTGGCCAAGAAGAAAGAAATGGTGACTTTCATTTGGACCCTCttggactttttctttttggccaCTTG TATAAAGAAAATCTCTGGACAGACAAAGAACGATGAGAGGATTTACCCGGAGAACTTCACCCGCATTTTAGACCAACTTTTGGATGGCTATGACAGCAGACTGAGACCTGGATTTGGGG GTCCTGTAACTGAGGTCAAGACAGATATTTATGTGACAAGTTTTGGGCCTGTGTCAGATGTTGAAATG GAGTACACCATGGATGTCTTCTTTCGACAGACATGGGTGGACCGGAGGTTGAT GAACGGGAAGAAGTCGGTGGCTCACAACATGACAGCCCCCAACAAACTGTTCCGCATCATGAAGAACGGCACCATTTTATACACCATGAG GCTGACAATTAGTGCTGAGTGCCCAATGAAGCTTGTGGATTTCCCCATGGACGGACACGCGTGTCCCCTCAAGTTTGGAAGCT ATGCTTATCCTAAATCTGAGATGATCTACACATGGACCAAAGGCCCTCAGCACTCAGTGGAGGTTCCTCCCGAGTCCTCCAGCCTGGTTCAGTATGATCTCATCGGCCAGACCGTTTCCAGTGAAACCATTCAGTCGATCACAG GTGAATATGTGGTGATGACAGTCTACTTCCACTTAAAGCGCAAACTCGGCTACTTCTTGATTCAAACGTATATTCCTTGCATAATGACTGTGATCCTGTCCCAAGTGTCCTTCTGGATAAATAAAGAATCAGTTCCTGCTCGCACCGTCTTTG GCATCACTACTGTCCTCACCATGACGACGCTGAGCATCAGTGCACGTCATTCGCTTCCCAAGGTCTCATACGCCACAGCGATGGACTGGTTCATCGCTGTCTGCTTCGCCTTTGTCTTCTCGGCTCTTATTGAATTTGCTGCTGTAAACTACTTTACTGATGAACAGATTAAACGTCCCAAAGGGAAGCCGGCCAAGTGTCCTCCAGTACCACAAACCACACCTGTGAAGGTCAaggacacacaggaagtgctccAG AATCCCGATAGAAGCCTGAGGAAACGCGTGAATAACAGTTCCCACCCGGCGTCCAGAGCTCAACAGAAAGCTCAGTCCTCTTCCAATATTTCAGGAATGGGAAGAGTGAGCTGCTCGCAGCCTCTTGTCGGAGGAGCCAACGATAGCTCCTCCTCCCTGACTCCCTCCAGCCCCAAATCTCTGAGCCTTCTCAGCGTGGCCTCCTCTTCCACCCAGCTGGTGAGAAACAGGCCACAGGCTGCAGCGTCCACGCCAGATGTGACCGCGGGGAGGCCCTGGAACCAGACGGCCAGCACTCCGTCTCTGCACCACTTGCTGGGACCCAAACTGGAGCGAGTCCAGATGATGGGGAAGAACCCGGAGCTAAAGCAGACGCCCTGCTCTCAGCCCAGCACGGCGGGAATCGATGGAACGAGCAAGATCGACAAGTACGCGCGGATCTTTTTCCCAGTGTCCTTTGGGGCTTTTAACATCGTCTATTGGGTGATTTATTTATCAAAGGATACGATGGAGGCTAAAGGTGGCTAG
- the gabra4 gene encoding gamma-aminobutyric acid receptor subunit alpha-4 isoform X2 — MLLAKKKEMVTFIWTLLDFFFLATCIKKISGQTKNDERIYPENFTRILDQLLDGYDSRLRPGFGGPVTEVKTDIYVTSFGPVSDVEMTWVDRRLMYEGQVEILRLNNLMVTKVWTPDTFFRNGKKSVAHNMTAPNKLFRIMKNGTILYTMRLTISAECPMKLVDFPMDGHACPLKFGSYAYPKSEMIYTWTKGPQHSVEVPPESSSLVQYDLIGQTVSSETIQSITGEYVVMTVYFHLKRKLGYFLIQTYIPCIMTVILSQVSFWINKESVPARTVFGITTVLTMTTLSISARHSLPKVSYATAMDWFIAVCFAFVFSALIEFAAVNYFTDEQIKRPKGKPAKCPPVPQTTPVKVKDTQEVLQNPDRSLRKRVNNSSHPASRAQQKAQSSSNISGMGRVSCSQPLVGGANDSSSSLTPSSPKSLSLLSVASSSTQLVRNRPQAAASTPDVTAGRPWNQTASTPSLHHLLGPKLERVQMMGKNPELKQTPCSQPSTAGIDGTSKIDKYARIFFPVSFGAFNIVYWVIYLSKDTMEAKGG; from the exons ATGCTCCTGGCCAAGAAGAAAGAAATGGTGACTTTCATTTGGACCCTCttggactttttctttttggccaCTTG TATAAAGAAAATCTCTGGACAGACAAAGAACGATGAGAGGATTTACCCGGAGAACTTCACCCGCATTTTAGACCAACTTTTGGATGGCTATGACAGCAGACTGAGACCTGGATTTGGGG GTCCTGTAACTGAGGTCAAGACAGATATTTATGTGACAAGTTTTGGGCCTGTGTCAGATGTTGAAATG ACATGGGTGGACCGGAGGTTGATGTACGAGGGCCAGGTAGAGATATTGAGGCTCAATAACTTGATGGTGACTAAAGTGTGGACCCCTGACACCTTCTTCAGGAACGGGAAGAAGTCGGTGGCTCACAACATGACAGCCCCCAACAAACTGTTCCGCATCATGAAGAACGGCACCATTTTATACACCATGAG GCTGACAATTAGTGCTGAGTGCCCAATGAAGCTTGTGGATTTCCCCATGGACGGACACGCGTGTCCCCTCAAGTTTGGAAGCT ATGCTTATCCTAAATCTGAGATGATCTACACATGGACCAAAGGCCCTCAGCACTCAGTGGAGGTTCCTCCCGAGTCCTCCAGCCTGGTTCAGTATGATCTCATCGGCCAGACCGTTTCCAGTGAAACCATTCAGTCGATCACAG GTGAATATGTGGTGATGACAGTCTACTTCCACTTAAAGCGCAAACTCGGCTACTTCTTGATTCAAACGTATATTCCTTGCATAATGACTGTGATCCTGTCCCAAGTGTCCTTCTGGATAAATAAAGAATCAGTTCCTGCTCGCACCGTCTTTG GCATCACTACTGTCCTCACCATGACGACGCTGAGCATCAGTGCACGTCATTCGCTTCCCAAGGTCTCATACGCCACAGCGATGGACTGGTTCATCGCTGTCTGCTTCGCCTTTGTCTTCTCGGCTCTTATTGAATTTGCTGCTGTAAACTACTTTACTGATGAACAGATTAAACGTCCCAAAGGGAAGCCGGCCAAGTGTCCTCCAGTACCACAAACCACACCTGTGAAGGTCAaggacacacaggaagtgctccAG AATCCCGATAGAAGCCTGAGGAAACGCGTGAATAACAGTTCCCACCCGGCGTCCAGAGCTCAACAGAAAGCTCAGTCCTCTTCCAATATTTCAGGAATGGGAAGAGTGAGCTGCTCGCAGCCTCTTGTCGGAGGAGCCAACGATAGCTCCTCCTCCCTGACTCCCTCCAGCCCCAAATCTCTGAGCCTTCTCAGCGTGGCCTCCTCTTCCACCCAGCTGGTGAGAAACAGGCCACAGGCTGCAGCGTCCACGCCAGATGTGACCGCGGGGAGGCCCTGGAACCAGACGGCCAGCACTCCGTCTCTGCACCACTTGCTGGGACCCAAACTGGAGCGAGTCCAGATGATGGGGAAGAACCCGGAGCTAAAGCAGACGCCCTGCTCTCAGCCCAGCACGGCGGGAATCGATGGAACGAGCAAGATCGACAAGTACGCGCGGATCTTTTTCCCAGTGTCCTTTGGGGCTTTTAACATCGTCTATTGGGTGATTTATTTATCAAAGGATACGATGGAGGCTAAAGGTGGCTAG
- the gabra4 gene encoding gamma-aminobutyric acid receptor subunit alpha-4 isoform X5 yields MEYTMDVFFRQTWVDRRLMYEGQVEILRLNNLMVTKVWTPDTFFRNGKKSVAHNMTAPNKLFRIMKNGTILYTMRLTISAECPMKLVDFPMDGHACPLKFGSYAYPKSEMIYTWTKGPQHSVEVPPESSSLVQYDLIGQTVSSETIQSITGEYVVMTVYFHLKRKLGYFLIQTYIPCIMTVILSQVSFWINKESVPARTVFGITTVLTMTTLSISARHSLPKVSYATAMDWFIAVCFAFVFSALIEFAAVNYFTDEQIKRPKGKPAKCPPVPQTTPVKVKDTQEVLQNPDRSLRKRVNNSSHPASRAQQKAQSSSNISGMGRVSCSQPLVGGANDSSSSLTPSSPKSLSLLSVASSSTQLVRNRPQAAASTPDVTAGRPWNQTASTPSLHHLLGPKLERVQMMGKNPELKQTPCSQPSTAGIDGTSKIDKYARIFFPVSFGAFNIVYWVIYLSKDTMEAKGG; encoded by the exons ATG GAGTACACCATGGATGTCTTCTTTCGACAGACATGGGTGGACCGGAGGTTGATGTACGAGGGCCAGGTAGAGATATTGAGGCTCAATAACTTGATGGTGACTAAAGTGTGGACCCCTGACACCTTCTTCAGGAACGGGAAGAAGTCGGTGGCTCACAACATGACAGCCCCCAACAAACTGTTCCGCATCATGAAGAACGGCACCATTTTATACACCATGAG GCTGACAATTAGTGCTGAGTGCCCAATGAAGCTTGTGGATTTCCCCATGGACGGACACGCGTGTCCCCTCAAGTTTGGAAGCT ATGCTTATCCTAAATCTGAGATGATCTACACATGGACCAAAGGCCCTCAGCACTCAGTGGAGGTTCCTCCCGAGTCCTCCAGCCTGGTTCAGTATGATCTCATCGGCCAGACCGTTTCCAGTGAAACCATTCAGTCGATCACAG GTGAATATGTGGTGATGACAGTCTACTTCCACTTAAAGCGCAAACTCGGCTACTTCTTGATTCAAACGTATATTCCTTGCATAATGACTGTGATCCTGTCCCAAGTGTCCTTCTGGATAAATAAAGAATCAGTTCCTGCTCGCACCGTCTTTG GCATCACTACTGTCCTCACCATGACGACGCTGAGCATCAGTGCACGTCATTCGCTTCCCAAGGTCTCATACGCCACAGCGATGGACTGGTTCATCGCTGTCTGCTTCGCCTTTGTCTTCTCGGCTCTTATTGAATTTGCTGCTGTAAACTACTTTACTGATGAACAGATTAAACGTCCCAAAGGGAAGCCGGCCAAGTGTCCTCCAGTACCACAAACCACACCTGTGAAGGTCAaggacacacaggaagtgctccAG AATCCCGATAGAAGCCTGAGGAAACGCGTGAATAACAGTTCCCACCCGGCGTCCAGAGCTCAACAGAAAGCTCAGTCCTCTTCCAATATTTCAGGAATGGGAAGAGTGAGCTGCTCGCAGCCTCTTGTCGGAGGAGCCAACGATAGCTCCTCCTCCCTGACTCCCTCCAGCCCCAAATCTCTGAGCCTTCTCAGCGTGGCCTCCTCTTCCACCCAGCTGGTGAGAAACAGGCCACAGGCTGCAGCGTCCACGCCAGATGTGACCGCGGGGAGGCCCTGGAACCAGACGGCCAGCACTCCGTCTCTGCACCACTTGCTGGGACCCAAACTGGAGCGAGTCCAGATGATGGGGAAGAACCCGGAGCTAAAGCAGACGCCCTGCTCTCAGCCCAGCACGGCGGGAATCGATGGAACGAGCAAGATCGACAAGTACGCGCGGATCTTTTTCCCAGTGTCCTTTGGGGCTTTTAACATCGTCTATTGGGTGATTTATTTATCAAAGGATACGATGGAGGCTAAAGGTGGCTAG
- the cnot7 gene encoding CCR4-NOT transcription complex subunit 7 isoform X1, whose product MPAATVDHSQRICEVWANNLEEELKRIRHVIRKYNYIAMDTEFPGVVARPIGEFRSNADYQYQLLRCNVDLLKIIQLGLTFMNEQGEYPSGTSTWQFNFKFNLTEDMYAQDSIELLTTSGIQFKKHEDEGIETLFFAELLMTSGVVLCDGVKWLSFHSGYDFGYLIKILSNANLPEEEVDFFEILRLYFPVIYDVKYLMKSCKSLKGGLQEVAEQLELERIGPQHQAGSDSLLTGMAFFKMREMFFEDHIDDAKYCGHLYGLGSGSAYVQNGTGNAYEEDANKQS is encoded by the exons ATGCCCGCTGCTACTGTGGATCACAGTCAAAGAATATGTGAGGTTTGGGCCAACAACctagaggaggagctgaagaggatCCGGCATGTGATCAGAAAGTATAACTACATAGCGATG GACACTGAGTTTCCAGGAGTGGTAGCCAGACCCATCGGAGAGTTCAGGAGCAACGCCGACTATCAGTACCAGTTACTGCGATGCAATGTGGATTTGCTCAAGATAATCCAGCTGGGACTCACCTTTATGAATGAACAAGGGGAATACCCGTCAGGGACATCGACTTGGCAGTTCAATTTTAAATTTAACCTCAC TGAAGATATGTACGCGCAGGACTCCATCGAGCTTCTCACCACTTCAGGGATTCAGTTCAAGAAGCACGAGGACGAGGGGATCGAGACGCTCTTCTTCGCAGAGCTGCTGATGACCTCTGGAGTGGTGCTCTGCGACGGCGTCAAATGGTTGTCTTTCCACAG CGGCTACGACTTTGGATACCTGATCAAAATCCTGTCCAACGCCAACCTGcccgaggaggaggtggacttCTTCGAGATCCTTCGCCTGTATTTTCCAGTCATTTACGATGTCAAGTACCTCATGAAGAGTTGCAAAAGCCTGAAG GGCGGGCTGCAGGAAGTggcagagcagctggagctggagaggatcgGACCGCAGCATCAAGCCGGCTCAGACTCGTTACTCACAGGCATGGCGTTCTTCAAGATGAGAGAG ATGTTCTTTGAGGACCACATCGACGATGCCAAGTACTGCGGTCACTTGTACGGGCTGGGCTCCGGCTCGGCGTACGTCCAGAACGGAACCGGGAACGCGTACGAAGAAGACGCCAACAAGCAGTCGTGA
- the cnot7 gene encoding CCR4-NOT transcription complex subunit 7 isoform X2, with the protein MPAATVDHSQRICEVWANNLEEELKRIRHVIRKYNYIAMDTEFPGVVARPIGEFRSNADYQYQLLRCNVDLLKIIQLGLTFMNEQGEYPSGTSTWQFNFKFNLTEDMYAQDSIELLTTSGIQFKKHEDEGIETLFFAELLMTSGVVLCDGVKWLSFHSGYDFGYLIKILSNANLPEEEVDFFEILRLYFPVIYDVKYLMKSCKSLKGGLQEVAEQLELERIGPQHQAGSDSLLTGMAFFKMREVGWSGRNECSLI; encoded by the exons ATGCCCGCTGCTACTGTGGATCACAGTCAAAGAATATGTGAGGTTTGGGCCAACAACctagaggaggagctgaagaggatCCGGCATGTGATCAGAAAGTATAACTACATAGCGATG GACACTGAGTTTCCAGGAGTGGTAGCCAGACCCATCGGAGAGTTCAGGAGCAACGCCGACTATCAGTACCAGTTACTGCGATGCAATGTGGATTTGCTCAAGATAATCCAGCTGGGACTCACCTTTATGAATGAACAAGGGGAATACCCGTCAGGGACATCGACTTGGCAGTTCAATTTTAAATTTAACCTCAC TGAAGATATGTACGCGCAGGACTCCATCGAGCTTCTCACCACTTCAGGGATTCAGTTCAAGAAGCACGAGGACGAGGGGATCGAGACGCTCTTCTTCGCAGAGCTGCTGATGACCTCTGGAGTGGTGCTCTGCGACGGCGTCAAATGGTTGTCTTTCCACAG CGGCTACGACTTTGGATACCTGATCAAAATCCTGTCCAACGCCAACCTGcccgaggaggaggtggacttCTTCGAGATCCTTCGCCTGTATTTTCCAGTCATTTACGATGTCAAGTACCTCATGAAGAGTTGCAAAAGCCTGAAG GGCGGGCTGCAGGAAGTggcagagcagctggagctggagaggatcgGACCGCAGCATCAAGCCGGCTCAGACTCGTTACTCACAGGCATGGCGTTCTTCAAGATGAGAGAGGTAGGCTGGAGCGGCAGGAATGAATGCAGCCTGATATGA